The nucleotide window GCTGCTGGTCCGCGGGACGCGGGTCAGCCTCGAGGTCGCCGTCGTCGCGTCCGCGCTCGTCGTCCCCGTCGGCACCGCGGTCGGCGTCGTCGCCGGGTCGCGGCGCGGGTGGACGGACACCCTCCTCATGCGGTACGTCGACGTGCAGGAGACCGTGCCGGCGTTCGTCGTCTACGTCCTGCTGGCGTACGTGTACGGCCGACACCTCTGGCTGGTTGTGCTCGCGTTCGGCCTGCTCGGCTGGGGGAGCATCGCGCGACTCGTCCGCAGCGAGACCATCCGGGTCACCGAGTCCTCGTTCGTCGAGGCAGGCAGGGTCGCCGGCGTCGGCCGGATCGGGCTGCTCCGCCGGTACGTGCTCCCGAACGTCGCCGACTCGGTCATCGTCGCGGCGTTCGCCCGCGCGCCGGCGCTCATCCTCGTCGAGGCGGCGCTGGCGTACATGAAGCTCACCGACCTCGACCTGCTATCGTGGGGCGCCATCGCCGCCCGCGGCCTCGACCAGTTCTTCCCGCTGAACTGGTGGGTGTCGGCCGCCCCGGCGGTCGCGCTCGTCGTGACAGCCGTCGCCGCGAGCGTCGTCGGCGACGCGGCCAGGGACGCGCTCGACCGGGGGTCCTCGACGGTCGCAGGGCCGGACGAGGTGTAGGCCGCTGAACGAGGCCGAGGCGTAGGCCGGCGCGCGAACGTGACGGGTCAGGCGTCCGACTCCCCGTCGCCGTCGGTGTCGATTCCGGTGGACTCCGACGGCCAGTCGTACTCGCCCGCCAGCCGACGCTCCCCCACCCGGCGGAGCACCGACGGCGTCCGGCAGACGCCCGGTTCGCCCGCGGCCTGCGGGACGACGCAGTTGTTGCAGTTCTCGCAGGCGACCGACGTCCCGGAGTCGACGCCGTCCTCCCCGCCTGATTCCGACTCCCTCAGCAGGCGGGCCGGGAGCCGCGGTTCGGCGTAGAACGGGCGCGCCATCCCGACCGCGTCGCAGGCGTCGCCGAGGAGGTCGTCGACGGTTCCGCGGTCGCGGATCCCTCCCTCGCAGAACACCGGAACGTCGACGCGCTCGCGAACCCGCCGGCAGAGGTCGGCGTTCCAGGCCGGGTCGAACCCGTACCGGCGCGACTCGACCCAGTTCGCCAGGGCGACGAGCGCGGCCCGCCAGCGCGAACCGAACGCGGCGGCGTACCCCCGACGGAACCGACCGTCGCGCCAGGACCGCGCGGGGAACTCCCCGCGGACGATGCTCATGTCCCAGAAGACGGAGCCGGACACCGGGACGAGCCCGTCGTAGCCGGCGGCGTCGAGGCGCCGACAGAGTCGGACGCTGTCGGCGGCCGAGAGCCGTCGACGGACGAACGGCGGCGCCTCCGTCTCCGCGGGCACCTTCGTCAGGACGGGGACGTCGCCGGCGCGGTCGCGGATCTCCTCGCGGACGAGTTCGAGGAAGCGCGCACCGTCGCCGAACTCGTCGTCCCGGCGGTTGTAGAACGGCGAGAGGAACTGGTGGACGATGCCCATGTTCGCCCCGGCGACGTGGATCAGGTCGTAGCCGGCGTCGACCGCGTACGCCGCCGACCGGCCGAAGTCCGCGGCGAGATCGTACACCTCGTCGGTCGTGAGGACGTGCGCGTCGTACGAGAGGAAACCGGCGCGGTCGAGCGCGCGGAGGGGGAGTGGCGGCTCCGAGACGGCGAGCTGTCGGAGGTCCGGGTTGGCGCGCCGGTACCCGTGGTGCCACGTCTCCATCGAGCGCAGGCCGCCGTGTTCGAGCTGGAGGGCGATTTTGCCGCCGTGCGAGTGGACCGCGTCGGTGAGCCGTTCGAGGTCGGCGACGAAGTCCGGGTCGTGGACACGGGTCATCCCCGGCGCCGCACAGCCCCCCTCGGCGCGGACGATGGTCGCGCCCTGGCAGACGAGCCCCGCTCCCGACTCCGCGGCCGGTTCGAGGTCGGCGACGAGTGTCTCGACCGCGTCGGGGGCGTTGCCCGCGCACTCGAGGAGCGGCGCGCGGTAGAGCCGGTTCGGGAGTACGACGTCCCCCACCTCGACGGGCGCGTCGAGACGGACTCCGGGGGCGCTCGGCATGGTCGGGGGTACGGTCGTCGAGGGTTTCAACCCACCTCCGAGGCACCCGATTCGAGGCTCCGCCCCCGATTTCGGCCCCGCGCCT belongs to Halorarum halophilum and includes:
- a CDS encoding oxidoreductase, translating into MPSAPGVRLDAPVEVGDVVLPNRLYRAPLLECAGNAPDAVETLVADLEPAAESGAGLVCQGATIVRAEGGCAAPGMTRVHDPDFVADLERLTDAVHSHGGKIALQLEHGGLRSMETWHHGYRRANPDLRQLAVSEPPLPLRALDRAGFLSYDAHVLTTDEVYDLAADFGRSAAYAVDAGYDLIHVAGANMGIVHQFLSPFYNRRDDEFGDGARFLELVREEIRDRAGDVPVLTKVPAETEAPPFVRRRLSAADSVRLCRRLDAAGYDGLVPVSGSVFWDMSIVRGEFPARSWRDGRFRRGYAAAFGSRWRAALVALANWVESRRYGFDPAWNADLCRRVRERVDVPVFCEGGIRDRGTVDDLLGDACDAVGMARPFYAEPRLPARLLRESESGGEDGVDSGTSVACENCNNCVVPQAAGEPGVCRTPSVLRRVGERRLAGEYDWPSESTGIDTDGDGESDA
- a CDS encoding ABC transporter permease; the encoded protein is MREEEAVRRRDTALTLAAAVVVAAAMTVDLLGGGVPGEQSPTDWLFLLSAVAGVRVVVLPLARDPTRRERYRAAFAGRTGATLAGAYLGLFAVVGVLGPVVVPEPLGDPAHAYLPPVGFTVDAFVAAECLGPVVENRCHGTLAHPLGTDPFGRDVLLLLVRGTRVSLEVAVVASALVVPVGTAVGVVAGSRRGWTDTLLMRYVDVQETVPAFVVYVLLAYVYGRHLWLVVLAFGLLGWGSIARLVRSETIRVTESSFVEAGRVAGVGRIGLLRRYVLPNVADSVIVAAFARAPALILVEAALAYMKLTDLDLLSWGAIAARGLDQFFPLNWWVSAAPAVALVVTAVAASVVGDAARDALDRGSSTVAGPDEV